The Lacticaseibacillus pabuli region TGACCATCCACCTGCATCATGTCGCTAAGCTCCTGGACGGCCTCGAAAATACCACCTCGCATCTCGGACAACGCCGCGATAATCAGGTTACCAATCGCGTGGCCCGCAAAGAAGGAATCCTTACTGTTAAACCGGTACTGGAAAATATCGCGCTGAACGGCTGGCATGTCGGACAATGCCACCAGGACGTTTCGGATATCACCAGGCGGTACGACGTTAATATAATCCCGAATGATACCGCTGGAACCCCCGTCATCCGCAACGGTAACGACCGCGGTGACATCCGCGTGCTGATCGTGCAGGCTCTTCACGACAACGGGAAGACCCGTCCCACCACCGATAACGACAACCTTAGGACGGCGGCCCTTGATGACGCGGATAAATTTATGATCTGCATTACTCATGAGCGGTTCACCGTTTCCTTTCTGCGGTTGACGTCACGATGGCTCACATCAACCGGGTATTCGCCTTCAAAGCTGGCACCAATGCGGCGCGCAAAGGCGACACTGCGGTGCTGGCCGCCAGTACAACCAATAGCAATCGTGAGGCTGGTCTTACCCTCCTCAACGTACATCGGCATAATGTCGTGCAACATGGCATCAAACTGCTTATAGAAATTCTCAGCTTGTGGATTATCCATGACGTAATCATAGACCGCCTTATCCAGCCCAGTCTGATGCTTTAACTCTGGAATGTAGTACGGGTTTGGCAAGAACCGCACGTCCATCACAATGTCTGCATCGAGCGGGAGGCCGTACTTAAACCCAAAGCTCATCACCTCAAGATGAAACAGCGGCTGCCGTTTGTTCTGGAAACTAGCGAACAGTTCTTCGCGCAGTTCCCGCGGTGACAAGTTTGTCGTATCAATGATGACCTCGGCGTGATTACGCAAGGGGCGCAATAATTCACGTTCCTTGCGAATCCCATCCATCAGTCGACCTTCCATAGCCAGCGGGTGTGCACGGCGCGTCTCCTTATACCGCGACACGAGTTCGGTGTCGGTGGCGTCGAGAAACAGGATGTGCGCGTTAACCGATTCGCTGTTTTCAAGCTCGTTTAAAATGTCGACAATCTGGTCGTAAAAAGCGCGGCTACGCAGGTCAACGACCAGGGCCACCTTTTTGACCTTACCAGACTGATCGAGTAATTCCCAAAACTTCGGAATTAATGCTGGTGGCATGTTATCGATACAAAAATAACCTAAATCCTCAAAACTCTGCACGGCGACGGTCTTCCCCGCCCCGGACATTCCTGAGATAATCACCAGTTCAATCGGACTTTTCTCTTCTGCCACAATAACAACCTCTTTCTAATCAGAACATTATAACATGCCGGGCGTGTCAGGCCTACTTTTGAATATAGTCTGTCAACCGCGCCCGGTCAATTTTGTCTTGGGTCAACGTCAGCTGTGTCACGCCAACGTTCCGCAATTTGATGAGCCGCATCGCGTACTCGTCGTTATGGTAATTACGCAGGTAGTAAATATGCGTGATGCCGGCTTGCAGCAGCATCTTCGTACACTGCAAGCAAGGAAAATCCGTCACGTAGACACTCGCGCCATCTGTAGACACGCCAAACTTGGCGCATTGCAACACGGCGTTCATCTCCGCATGGATTGTGCGGACGCAGTGACCATCGACCAAGTAACAGTCGTCGTCGATACAGTGCGTATCTCCGGACACGGATCCATTGTATCCGCCCGCAATGACGCGCTTATCCCGCACAAGTACTGCGCCGACTGACAAGCGTTTGCACGTACTGCGCGCGGCTAGCAACGCCGCTTGCACCATAAAGTAGTCGTCCCAATCCAATCGTTGATCTGCCATTGTCCTTACCCCGCATTCTTGTTTACCCCATTATACCTTTAAACGCCGGCCATTTTTGGATGGGCGCCGCACGTAGGACACGAAAAGACCGCAACGACAATGCCGCTGCGGTCCGTCAAAATTCTGTTAAGTTAGTTGCGTCGTGCAAACGCAACGACCAGTGCATTTACCCCAAAGATGACGAGGTAAATGCCGATCAGCACGGCAAAGGAAACTGCCGCAACGACTGGCTGCATGAAGATCAGAACGGCCAAAACCACCGTCAAGATATCCAAAATCAGTGAAACGATGAACCAGACATTACCCAGTGGCCGTAAATGGCCAACGTTGAACAAGTTAGCGACCGAATCGATGAAGAACCAAATCGCAAACAAAATCGTAATGCCAACAATCCCGGCTGGAATGTTAAACAGGAACAGGAGGCCAAAAATGACATCCAGAATCCCGGCTAACAACAGCAGCCATGACGCGCGGGGCGTATACTTGCGAATTTCGAAGAAACCCGCAATCTGCGTAATCCCGTGGGCAATGGCGATGATTGCAAACAACAAGCCAAGTGTGACAAGACCAGCATCTGGATGGATAAACATAAAGATGCCGGCGATGATAAAGAGCACACCGGTAATGAACTCCCGCCAGTCAAATCCCCAACGGTCACGTGTATAAAACATTGACTTCGCCTCCTGCGTTAATACTTAGATTGTATCACGCTTTGGCCTTAGAATCAGCCTTTGCCGCGCGGGCTTCGTCTCTTTCCATAACAGGGCCGAGATACTGACCGGTGTAGCTGGCCTTCACCTTGGCAATCTCTTCGGGCGTGCCGGTCGCAACCACTTGGCCGCCGCCATCCCCGCCTTCAGGGCCCAAGTCAATCAGATAATCCGCTGACTTGATGACATCCAGGTTATGCTCGATAACCAGAACCGTGTTGCCCTCATCAACCAGACGCTGCAACACGCCCAGGAGACGCTTAATGTCGTCGGTGTGCAGCCCAGTCGTTGGTTCGTCCAGGATGTAGAAGTTTTGACCCGTACTCCGCTTCTGGAGTTCACTTGCCAGCTTCATCCGCTGGGCTTCCCCACCAGACAGTGTCGTGGCAGACTGGCCTAACGCGACGTAGCCCAAACCAACATCGACGATGGTCTGCAACTTACGGGCAATCTTTGGAATCGGTGCGAAGAAATCTAGTGCTTCAGCAACCGTCATGTTCAACACATCGGAAATGTTCTTGCCTTTGTAGGTAACCTCAAGCGTTTCGGAATTGTACCGACTACCATGGCAGACCTCACAAGGC contains the following coding sequences:
- a CDS encoding HdeD family acid-resistance protein yields the protein MFYTRDRWGFDWREFITGVLFIIAGIFMFIHPDAGLVTLGLLFAIIAIAHGITQIAGFFEIRKYTPRASWLLLLAGILDVIFGLLFLFNIPAGIVGITILFAIWFFIDSVANLFNVGHLRPLGNVWFIVSLILDILTVVLAVLIFMQPVVAAVSFAVLIGIYLVIFGVNALVVAFARRN
- the rapZ gene encoding RNase adapter RapZ; the protein is MAEEKSPIELVIISGMSGAGKTVAVQSFEDLGYFCIDNMPPALIPKFWELLDQSGKVKKVALVVDLRSRAFYDQIVDILNELENSESVNAHILFLDATDTELVSRYKETRRAHPLAMEGRLMDGIRKERELLRPLRNHAEVIIDTTNLSPRELREELFASFQNKRQPLFHLEVMSFGFKYGLPLDADIVMDVRFLPNPYYIPELKHQTGLDKAVYDYVMDNPQAENFYKQFDAMLHDIMPMYVEEGKTSLTIAIGCTGGQHRSVAFARRIGASFEGEYPVDVSHRDVNRRKETVNRS
- a CDS encoding ComE operon protein 2, yielding MADQRLDWDDYFMVQAALLAARSTCKRLSVGAVLVRDKRVIAGGYNGSVSGDTHCIDDDCYLVDGHCVRTIHAEMNAVLQCAKFGVSTDGASVYVTDFPCLQCTKMLLQAGITHIYYLRNYHNDEYAMRLIKLRNVGVTQLTLTQDKIDRARLTDYIQK